Proteins encoded in a region of the Metamycoplasma alkalescens genome:
- the dnaK gene encoding molecular chaperone DnaK has protein sequence MAKEIILGIDLGTTNSVVSIIENGNPKVLENPNGKRTTPSVVAFKNNETIIGENAKRQLETNPDSIASIKRLMGSSSTIKANQKDYKPEEISALILSYMKEYAEKKIGSPVKKAVITVPAYFDNAQREATKNAGTIAGLDVVRIINEPTAAALAFGLDKSKDENHKILVFDLGGGTFDVSILEMENGTFEVLSTSGDNHLGGDDWDHKIVDWLIKEINTKYNYNAKNDKMAMARLKEEAERAKIALSESLVANISLPFLAMNENGPINVELELKRSEFEAMTTDLLERTKKPLIDALEQAKLNWNDITEVLLVGGSTRMPAVQELVAKITNKKPNNSINPDEVVSVGAAIQGAILAGDIQDVLLLDVTPLTLGIVVEGDIVAPLIPRNTTIPVTRSQIFSTAADNQTSVSIVVTQGERQMAQDNKFLGRFDLSGITPAPRGVPQIEVSFSIDVNGITKVTAKDKKTNQEQSITIQNTSALSKEDVEKMVQEAEQNREADKKKRREVELTVRAEQIIHQIDKSITSEEAKKMDESQLSEIKKEKEEIQKLLNDKDFDSLEKKLNEFEQKLAQAMEFLKKQQEQSNSSKADDKNNETN, from the coding sequence ATGGCAAAAGAAATTATTCTTGGAATCGATTTAGGTACCACAAACTCAGTTGTTTCGATTATTGAAAATGGAAATCCTAAAGTCTTAGAAAATCCCAATGGTAAAAGAACAACACCATCAGTTGTAGCTTTTAAAAATAATGAAACAATTATTGGCGAAAATGCAAAAAGACAATTAGAAACAAACCCAGATAGTATTGCTTCAATTAAAAGATTAATGGGTAGTTCATCAACAATTAAAGCAAATCAAAAAGATTACAAACCAGAAGAAATCAGTGCATTAATTCTATCTTACATGAAAGAATATGCCGAAAAGAAAATTGGTTCACCAGTTAAAAAAGCTGTTATTACAGTGCCTGCATATTTTGACAATGCCCAACGTGAAGCAACTAAAAATGCCGGAACAATTGCTGGATTAGATGTTGTAAGAATCATTAATGAACCAACTGCTGCTGCACTTGCTTTTGGATTGGATAAATCAAAAGATGAAAATCACAAAATCCTAGTGTTTGACTTGGGAGGTGGAACATTTGACGTTTCAATTTTGGAAATGGAAAATGGAACATTTGAAGTTTTATCAACATCAGGAGACAATCATTTAGGGGGTGATGACTGAGATCACAAAATTGTTGATTGATTAATTAAAGAAATTAACACAAAATATAATTACAATGCCAAAAATGACAAAATGGCAATGGCAAGATTAAAAGAAGAAGCTGAAAGAGCAAAAATTGCTTTATCTGAATCATTAGTTGCAAATATTTCTCTACCATTCTTAGCAATGAATGAAAATGGTCCAATCAATGTTGAACTTGAATTAAAAAGATCAGAGTTTGAAGCAATGACAACTGATTTATTAGAAAGAACAAAAAAACCTTTAATTGATGCCTTAGAACAAGCTAAATTAAATTGAAATGACATCACTGAAGTTTTATTAGTTGGTGGATCAACAAGAATGCCAGCTGTACAAGAATTAGTTGCTAAAATCACTAACAAAAAACCAAATAATTCAATCAACCCTGATGAAGTAGTTAGTGTCGGTGCAGCGATTCAAGGTGCAATTTTAGCCGGGGATATTCAAGATGTTTTATTACTTGATGTTACACCACTAACTTTAGGTATTGTTGTTGAAGGCGACATTGTTGCTCCTTTAATCCCAAGAAATACAACAATTCCTGTGACAAGAAGTCAAATTTTCTCAACTGCAGCCGATAACCAAACATCTGTTTCAATCGTTGTTACACAAGGTGAAAGACAAATGGCACAAGATAACAAATTCTTAGGAAGATTTGATTTAAGTGGGATTACTCCTGCGCCTAGAGGAGTACCTCAAATTGAAGTGAGTTTTTCAATTGACGTAAACGGAATTACAAAAGTTACAGCTAAAGATAAAAAAACAAATCAAGAACAAAGTATTACAATTCAAAATACTTCAGCATTATCAAAAGAAGATGTTGAAAAAATGGTGCAAGAAGCTGAACAAAACAGAGAAGCTGATAAGAAAAAACGTCGTGAGGTTGAACTGACTGTTCGTGCTGAACAAATAATTCACCAAATTGATAAATCTATTACATCTGAGGAAGCAAAAAAAATGGATGAAAGTCAACTTTCAGAAATTAAAAAAGAAAAAGAAGAAATTCAAAAATTACTAAATGATAAAGATTTTGATTCATTAGAAAAAAAACTAAATGAATTTGAACAAAAACTAGCACAAGCAATGGAATTTCTAAAAAAACAACAAGAACAATCAAATTCTTCGAAAGCAGATGATAAAAATAATGAAACAAATTAA
- a CDS encoding TIGR00282 family metallophosphoesterase — translation MEKESINVLFLGDIFGKPGINFVKKHLKKLIKKNKVDFVIAQAENVSGRKGFIPEDYLELKQTGVNAFTLGNHVWAKKEIIEIINNDDLIRPININNEYPGEGIRFFEIKNKKIAIMSFMGITFNPLLEPWKQQVANNFFDKFDAVYNSHHADYWIIDFHAETTSEKSVFGLYVDGKVDAFIGTHTHVQTNDAKILPNGTYYVTDAGMCGPRDCAIGSNYEEVYQKMRYDARLPFKVSDNKCELNAVLFTLSKNTNEKRIKLIRILED, via the coding sequence ATGGAAAAAGAAAGTATAAATGTTTTATTTCTTGGGGACATTTTTGGAAAACCTGGTATAAATTTTGTTAAAAAGCATTTAAAAAAATTAATTAAAAAAAATAAAGTTGATTTTGTTATTGCCCAAGCAGAAAATGTTTCTGGAAGAAAAGGTTTTATTCCAGAAGACTATTTAGAATTAAAACAAACTGGTGTAAATGCATTTACGCTTGGAAATCATGTTTGAGCAAAAAAAGAAATAATTGAAATTATTAATAATGATGATCTTATTCGACCAATAAATATTAATAATGAATACCCAGGTGAAGGAATTAGATTTTTTGAGATTAAAAATAAGAAAATAGCAATAATGTCTTTTATGGGAATTACATTTAACCCTCTTCTTGAACCATGAAAACAACAAGTTGCTAATAATTTTTTCGATAAATTTGATGCAGTATATAATTCTCATCATGCTGATTATTGAATCATTGATTTTCATGCTGAAACTACGTCAGAAAAATCTGTTTTTGGTTTATATGTTGATGGTAAAGTTGATGCTTTTATTGGTACACATACGCATGTACAAACAAATGATGCAAAAATTTTGCCTAATGGGACTTATTATGTTACAGATGCTGGGATGTGCGGGCCAAGAGATTGTGCAATTGGTTCAAATTATGAAGAAGTCTATCAAAAAATGCGTTATGATGCAAGACTTCCTTTTAAAGTGTCTGATAACAAATGTGAATTAAATGCAGTTTTATTTACATTGAGCAAAAACACAAATGAAAAAAGAATTAAATTAATAAGAATTTTGGAGGATTAA
- a CDS encoding Y-family DNA polymerase, whose product MNKVIFHIDMDSFFVSCERAKNQSLNNKPIVIASNLKRAIATAMSYEVKKYGFKVGDGFYLMKNKIKDLIAIEPHYQLYSLTSKKIFKFIETFFTNKIEIYSIDECYIDVTEEVKKFNSPYEMAKKIQDEIYKVFKIPCSIGISYTKFLAKMSTNKAKPFGIIETKKEDIKKHFYQLPIKKIFGIGKGIVPKLIRNNINTYEDLVNCQNEVFLKSIFGKNYFLFIQDLKGDNNNRQHVLTNEIKSISNSKTFMEEDSNDSEYLINELREITVNIVKRAEDLNLEGKNISVSIRHQNKLWVHKNKILSKWTNDFEQIWKIVFLLFNEIWNEQKIRGLGVGLGGLKSVFSEKESLNLFEFENKKNSIVEKIINENNLVIGKNKLKTLNQYDQEKNQNKENIRFLRKNFKTYNKKINLEDEWE is encoded by the coding sequence ATGAATAAAGTAATTTTTCATATCGATATGGATTCATTTTTTGTTAGTTGTGAACGAGCAAAAAATCAATCTTTAAACAATAAACCAATTGTAATTGCATCAAATTTAAAAAGAGCAATTGCAACTGCAATGTCCTATGAAGTTAAGAAATATGGCTTTAAGGTTGGTGACGGATTTTATTTAATGAAAAATAAAATTAAGGACTTAATTGCAATTGAACCACACTATCAGTTATATTCATTAACATCAAAAAAGATTTTTAAATTTATTGAAACTTTTTTTACAAATAAAATTGAGATATATTCAATTGATGAATGTTACATTGATGTTACAGAAGAAGTTAAAAAATTTAATTCCCCTTATGAAATGGCTAAGAAAATTCAAGATGAAATTTATAAAGTCTTTAAAATTCCGTGTTCAATTGGTATTTCATACACAAAATTTTTAGCCAAAATGTCAACAAATAAAGCCAAACCTTTTGGTATCATTGAAACAAAGAAAGAAGATATTAAAAAACATTTTTATCAGCTTCCAATCAAAAAAATTTTTGGGATTGGTAAGGGAATTGTTCCTAAATTAATAAGAAATAATATTAATACATATGAAGATTTAGTTAATTGCCAAAATGAAGTTTTTTTAAAAAGTATTTTTGGAAAAAATTATTTTTTATTCATTCAGGATCTAAAAGGGGATAATAATAATCGCCAGCATGTTTTAACAAATGAAATTAAGAGTATTAGTAATTCTAAAACCTTTATGGAAGAAGATTCAAATGATTCAGAGTATTTAATCAATGAATTAAGAGAAATTACAGTAAATATTGTTAAAAGAGCAGAAGATTTGAATTTAGAGGGAAAAAATATTTCTGTTTCAATTAGACATCAAAATAAACTTTGAGTTCACAAAAATAAAATTCTTTCGAAATGAACAAATGATTTTGAACAAATCTGAAAAATTGTTTTTTTATTGTTTAATGAAATATGAAACGAACAAAAAATTCGCGGTTTAGGTGTTGGACTTGGGGGATTAAAATCAGTTTTTAGTGAAAAAGAATCACTAAATTTATTTGAATTTGAAAACAAAAAAAATTCAATTGTTGAAAAAATCATCAATGAAAATAATCTTGTAATTGGAAAAAATAAATTAAAAACTTTAAATCAATATGACCAAGAAAAAAATCAAAATAAAGAAAATATCCGTTTTTTAAGAAAAAATTTTAAAACTTATAACAAAAAAATTAATTTGGAGGACGAATGAGAATAG
- a CDS encoding iron-sulfur cluster assembly scaffold protein yields the protein MKFYNNQEKQKIIFDCYSTPKYKLNTKKNQGISEHSSVCVDEIELYLSFKNDLLVNAEYYAIGCAIFIASIELMIENLLNKTKKEINEILDQYFQMINEGNTQNKNFDLGKLSVFENVKIHLNRLECASIIYRAFKKGINE from the coding sequence TTGAAATTTTATAATAACCAAGAAAAACAAAAAATTATTTTTGATTGTTATTCGACCCCAAAATATAAATTAAATACTAAAAAAAATCAAGGAATTTCTGAACATTCATCAGTTTGTGTCGATGAAATTGAATTATATCTATCTTTTAAAAATGATCTTTTAGTAAATGCCGAATATTATGCGATTGGTTGTGCTATTTTTATTGCAAGCATTGAACTAATGATTGAAAACTTATTAAATAAAACAAAAAAGGAAATTAATGAAATTCTTGATCAATATTTCCAAATGATAAATGAAGGTAATACTCAAAATAAAAATTTTGATTTAGGCAAATTAAGTGTATTTGAAAATGTAAAAATTCATTTAAATCGTTTAGAATGTGCATCAATTATTTATCGTGCTTTTAAAAAAGGAATAAATGAATAA
- a CDS encoding TlyA family RNA methyltransferase: MKKTLKELIKQKYNLDDKEINSLTMQGRVFVNNEKVLLTSLKFLDSDKIEIKFKKTKYVSRGAYKLKEAIEKFKLKIKNKVCLDIGSSTGGFVQILLENHAKKVYALDSGTNQLDFSLRVNENVVVYEKTNLKNMNPSMFVEKLDLVTCDVSFISLRHVFEICNKIFDYKIKLITLIKPQFEASSKYVANGGYVEQKYHEFILNKVINIAKKNNFHLLKAIIKSPILGEKSKNIEYLAFFEKQGD; this comes from the coding sequence ATGAAAAAAACATTGAAGGAACTAATCAAACAAAAATATAATTTGGATGACAAGGAAATTAATTCCTTAACAATGCAAGGAAGGGTTTTTGTTAATAATGAAAAAGTCTTGTTAACATCTTTAAAATTTTTAGATAGTGATAAGATTGAAATAAAATTCAAGAAAACAAAATATGTTTCAAGAGGTGCTTATAAATTAAAAGAAGCGATAGAAAAATTTAAACTTAAGATCAAAAATAAAGTTTGTTTGGATATTGGTTCTTCAACCGGTGGTTTTGTTCAAATATTATTAGAAAATCATGCAAAAAAAGTTTACGCACTAGACTCAGGTACCAACCAATTAGATTTTTCATTGCGAGTGAATGAAAATGTTGTTGTTTATGAAAAAACTAATTTAAAAAATATGAATCCCTCAATGTTTGTTGAAAAACTTGATTTAGTAACCTGTGATGTATCTTTTATTAGTCTAAGACATGTATTTGAAATTTGCAATAAAATTTTTGATTACAAAATAAAATTAATTACATTAATAAAACCACAATTTGAAGCAAGCAGCAAATATGTTGCAAATGGTGGTTATGTTGAACAAAAATATCATGAGTTTATTTTGAATAAAGTTATAAATATTGCAAAAAAAAATAATTTTCATTTACTAAAAGCGATTATAAAAAGTCCAATTTTAGGTGAAAAATCGAAAAATATTGAATATTTAGCCTTTTTTGAAAAACAAGGAGATTAA
- a CDS encoding transcription antitermination protein NusB, with product MEDKKNIQNRSNFLLKKYHFRKNVINYIYQAELFGTNLNTAEIVNNKLNKVSESEIKTLEIIENKYKTIENIAKKFLLETWDWERISPLIRAILIFGIYELTYNNPKVVINEMINITKILSPKDDYKFVNKILDKISKQIINK from the coding sequence ATGGAGGATAAAAAAAATATTCAAAATAGAAGTAATTTTTTATTAAAAAAATATCATTTCCGAAAAAATGTTATTAATTATATCTATCAAGCTGAACTTTTTGGCACAAATTTGAATACAGCTGAAATTGTTAATAATAAATTAAATAAAGTTTCTGAATCAGAAATTAAAACCTTAGAAATTATTGAAAACAAATATAAAACCATTGAAAATATTGCAAAAAAATTTTTATTGGAAACATGGGATTGAGAAAGAATTAGTCCACTAATTAGAGCGATTTTAATTTTTGGAATTTATGAACTAACATATAATAATCCAAAAGTTGTTATTAATGAGATGATAAACATTACAAAAATTCTTTCACCAAAAGATGATTACAAATTTGTAAATAAAATTTTAGACAAAATATCAAAACAAATAATCAACAAATAA
- a CDS encoding aminotransferase class V-fold PLP-dependent enzyme, giving the protein MFKIAREKIFPMFKNNPNIVYLDNAALAFKPISVINKGNEFYEKYSISTRTADSKLGIRIDQEIKSVRNKIAKFLNANEDEVIFTQGTTDGLNQIAKMLANIIDEGEIIFSFFNHSSAIVPFLENFNHKKIKIKYCLDEKEILLAINQQTKIIVIPQVSNNFQANYNLKKIYAKCKEYNTILINDAAQAIVHEEVDFEFCDVLVFSGNKIYGPTGTGALLIKKNLLNQLSLVKWGGGQVQNIFDDFNWNVRNSINKWEPGTPNFAGLLQLGEAISFFLSFDIKDIIEHEKELANYAFDALSKIKNIEIASQRGDTIILFNIKNIPPQDVASYLGNRDIYVRSGAFCAYKFKEINNFSNAYVRISLAMYNQKNDIDKLVQVLKTGGNFIEIL; this is encoded by the coding sequence ATGTTTAAAATTGCAAGAGAAAAAATTTTTCCAATGTTTAAAAATAATCCTAATATTGTTTATCTTGATAATGCAGCACTTGCTTTTAAACCAATCTCTGTCATCAATAAAGGAAATGAATTTTATGAAAAATATTCAATTTCAACAAGAACTGCTGATTCAAAATTAGGAATCAGAATTGATCAAGAAATAAAAAGCGTTCGCAATAAAATTGCAAAATTTTTAAATGCGAATGAAGATGAAGTTATTTTTACCCAAGGTACAACAGATGGATTAAATCAAATTGCAAAAATGCTTGCAAATATTATTGATGAGGGTGAAATCATTTTTAGTTTTTTTAATCATTCATCAGCAATTGTCCCATTTCTTGAAAATTTTAATCACAAAAAAATTAAAATTAAATATTGTCTTGATGAAAAAGAAATTCTTTTAGCAATAAATCAACAAACAAAAATTATTGTAATTCCGCAAGTGTCTAATAATTTTCAAGCAAATTACAACTTAAAAAAAATCTATGCTAAATGCAAAGAATATAACACAATTTTAATCAATGATGCTGCACAAGCAATTGTTCATGAAGAGGTTGATTTTGAATTCTGTGATGTATTAGTTTTTTCGGGAAATAAAATTTATGGACCAACTGGAACTGGCGCACTTTTAATTAAAAAAAATCTACTAAACCAATTATCTTTAGTTAAATGGGGTGGTGGACAAGTTCAAAATATATTTGATGATTTTAATTGAAATGTTCGAAATTCAATCAATAAATGGGAACCAGGAACACCTAATTTTGCAGGGTTATTGCAACTTGGCGAAGCAATTTCATTTTTTTTATCTTTTGATATCAAAGATATTATTGAGCATGAAAAAGAATTAGCTAATTATGCTTTTGATGCCCTATCTAAAATTAAAAACATTGAAATCGCCTCGCAAAGAGGAGATACAATTATTTTGTTTAATATAAAAAATATTCCTCCGCAGGATGTTGCTTCTTATTTAGGAAATCGCGACATTTATGTTCGTTCAGGAGCTTTTTGTGCTTATAAATTTAAAGAAATAAATAATTTTTCCAATGCATATGTGAGAATTTCATTGGCAATGTACAATCAAAAAAATGATATCGATAAATTAGTTCAAGTTCTTAAAACTGGAGGAAATTTCATTGAAATTTTATAA
- a CDS encoding nicotinate-nucleotide adenylyltransferase, with the protein MRIAIYGGSFNPIHKGHIELAKYAINDLFLDKLFFVPANKNPFKKSRNYVDNQHRINMLKLVLEDKMFISEFETKRKGNSYTIDTVNHFKNKFPNDELFLLIGTDNIPSLNKWKNIDEIAKKVKIIAFKRGNQYSKINVRKYNVKILNNPIWNYSSTNYKKGNLFEVEQLVQEYIGKNFLYIDEIAKNFLFDIKDKEKQFRYFHLKWTAEFASELAKKHNYKIKNAYQAGLIHDITKNWSEEKSYAFLEKYGYNKNNLPIYKLHQTTAYYWLRDVYKYDNEEVLDAIKKHTSLDLELSILDKILYIADKISKGRKWKGIEKIRKLSFEDLDKAFAYIVSRSEDYESNVRGHSFSPEQKEIYKKWGNK; encoded by the coding sequence ATGAGAATAGCTATTTATGGAGGAAGTTTTAACCCAATTCACAAAGGACATATTGAGTTAGCTAAATATGCGATAAATGACTTATTTTTAGATAAATTATTCTTTGTACCAGCAAATAAAAATCCTTTTAAAAAATCACGTAATTATGTCGATAATCAACACCGGATCAACATGCTTAAATTAGTTTTAGAAGACAAAATGTTTATCTCTGAATTTGAAACAAAAAGAAAAGGTAATTCATACACAATTGATACAGTTAATCATTTTAAAAATAAATTCCCAAATGATGAACTTTTTTTACTGATTGGAACAGATAACATTCCAAGTTTAAACAAATGAAAAAATATCGATGAAATTGCTAAAAAAGTAAAAATTATTGCTTTTAAACGTGGCAATCAGTATTCAAAAATTAATGTAAGAAAATATAATGTAAAAATTTTAAATAATCCAATTTGAAACTATTCATCAACAAATTATAAAAAAGGAAATTTATTTGAAGTTGAACAATTAGTTCAAGAATATATTGGCAAAAACTTTTTATACATTGATGAAATTGCAAAAAATTTTCTTTTTGACATCAAAGATAAGGAAAAACAATTTCGTTATTTTCATTTAAAATGAACAGCTGAATTTGCTTCGGAATTGGCTAAAAAACATAACTATAAAATTAAAAATGCATACCAAGCTGGTTTAATCCATGATATTACAAAAAATTGATCTGAAGAAAAATCATATGCTTTTTTAGAAAAATATGGATATAATAAAAACAATTTACCAATATACAAACTACATCAAACAACGGCTTATTATTGATTAAGAGATGTTTATAAATATGATAATGAAGAAGTTTTGGATGCAATTAAAAAGCACACTTCATTAGATTTAGAATTATCAATTTTAGATAAAATTCTCTATATTGCTGATAAAATCAGTAAAGGTCGAAAATGAAAAGGAATTGAAAAAATTCGAAAATTAAGTTTTGAAGATTTAGATAAGGCTTTTGCTTATATTGTTTCAAGATCAGAAGATTACGAAAGTAATGTGCGTGGACATAGTTTTAGTCCCGAGCAAAAAGAAATATATAAAAAATGGGGAAACAAATAA
- the recA gene encoding recombinase RecA gives MSEDKTKKIADINQILKEIEKEFGKESIMLLGEGPDIIPETFSSGSLCIDNILGIGGWPKGRIIEIFGPESSGKTTLALHAIAEIQKEGGIAAFIDAEHSIDPIYARNLGVDIKNLILAQPSSGEEALEIVDRLVKTGAIDLIVVDSVAALVPEVELNGEMRDQTIGAQARLMSKALRKITGTLSKNKTAIIFLNQIREKIGVLFGNPETTTGGKALKFYASIRLEVRKSQNITNNGDITGNQIKCKVVKNKLAPPYKSTQIEIIFSKGISKIGEIIQLAESFQIINRKGSWYSYNGENIAQGQLNLSLLLQTNKTLYDELYNLVVEKLNND, from the coding sequence ATGAGTGAAGACAAGACAAAAAAAATTGCTGATATTAATCAAATATTAAAAGAAATTGAAAAAGAGTTTGGAAAAGAATCGATTATGCTTTTGGGCGAAGGTCCTGACATCATTCCTGAAACTTTTAGTTCAGGATCTTTGTGTATTGATAATATTTTAGGAATTGGTGGATGACCAAAAGGAAGAATTATTGAGATTTTTGGACCTGAAAGTAGTGGAAAAACTACCTTAGCTTTACATGCAATTGCTGAAATTCAAAAAGAAGGTGGAATTGCTGCTTTTATTGATGCTGAACATTCAATTGATCCAATTTATGCAAGAAATTTAGGTGTAGATATAAAAAACTTAATCCTTGCACAACCAAGTTCTGGTGAAGAAGCATTAGAAATTGTTGATCGTTTAGTTAAAACTGGTGCAATTGATTTAATTGTTGTTGACTCAGTTGCAGCATTAGTGCCTGAAGTTGAACTAAATGGTGAAATGCGTGATCAAACAATTGGTGCACAGGCTCGTCTAATGTCAAAAGCATTGAGAAAAATTACAGGAACATTATCAAAAAATAAAACTGCAATTATCTTTTTAAATCAAATTCGGGAAAAAATTGGTGTTTTATTTGGTAATCCAGAAACAACAACAGGCGGTAAAGCCCTAAAATTCTACGCTTCAATTCGACTAGAAGTCCGTAAAAGCCAAAACATTACAAATAATGGTGATATCACTGGTAACCAAATAAAATGTAAAGTAGTAAAAAATAAATTAGCACCACCTTATAAAAGTACACAAATTGAGATTATATTTTCAAAAGGAATTTCAAAAATTGGTGAAATCATCCAATTAGCAGAATCATTTCAAATTATCAATCGAAAAGGTTCATGATATAGCTATAATGGCGAAAATATTGCGCAAGGACAATTAAATTTATCACTATTGCTACAAACAAATAAAACCTTATATGATGAACTTTATAATCTAGTTGTTGAAAAACTTAATAATGACTAA